AAAGCGTTTGCCACTAAGGAAAACGATACGGGTTCTTGTGAGGTGCAAGTGGCGTTGTTGAATGAAAGGATCAAGCTTTTAACCGAGCATTTAAAGACTAACCCTAAAGATCATTCCAGTCGTTTAGGGCTTTTAAAATTAGTCGCTCAAAGACGCAACTTGTTGAAATACATCAAACGCACTAATCATGCGCGTTATGTGGTTTTGATTGAAAAGTTAGGCATTAAAGACAGATAATTTTTATCGGTTTTAGGGTATGGCGAGTTTGTGTTGAAAGAGCGTTTAAAAGCCTTTTTTAGTGCGGACTCTGTTTTCACTTTAATTTTTGCCCTTTTTTTTCTCACTTCGTTTAAAAAGCCTTTAACGCAAGTCTTGTTGATTGTTTTAATGGTTTTTTTGCTTCTTAGGTGTTATTTCCAAGCGTCTTTGAAAGAAACTTTCACGATTAATCATTTAAAAACCATGCCTTTCAAATGGCTCACTCTGGCTTTTTTGGGCGTGTTTTTAAGCATCTTCCCTAACATGTTTAACATGCATGATAGCCAAACTTTCCGCTACAATTTATTCGCTCTAAACATGTCCTTAACTTACGCTTGCGGGGCGTTATGCTTGCTTTTTGCGAGCCGTTTAAGAATCAAATTGAATCAAAAAATCCTTTTTTATAGCATGGCTGTTGCAAATTTCATCAACGGCTTGCTTTCATTAGTGCAAAAAATTTATTTTAACATGCCCAGAGCGCAAGGGTTTAGCACGGTTAAGGAGTATGTGGTTTTAGTGAGCGTGTCCATTTTAGGCTGTTATATTTACGCGCTTTATTCGCACAATCAAAAAGAAAAACTTTTTTTCACTCTTTCTGTTTTCGTGGGGTTTTTAGTCGTTATTTTAAGCGCTACAAGGAGTGCAACAATCGCTTTTGTGGCTACTTTTTTAATCCTGTCTTGCTTTATTTTATACGCCAAAAAATCGCTCAAACCATTGGGTTATATGGTGGTTGTGAGTCTTATTTTGAGTGCTTTGTATGTGGGGAGTAACGCTTTAGAAAAAAGGGGGGCAATAGAGCAATCTAGAGTTCAAAACCAAAGCTTTGAAGAGGATTTGAAACGCTACGCTAAAAAGGACGCCGATAGCAGTATCGGGTGGCGTTTGGAGCGCTGGAAAGAAGCCCTAACGGTTTTGCGTTTAAGGCCCTTTTTTGGTATGGCCGCTAGCGAGAAATGCCAGAGGTTAGAAGAGATTTTATCCTTATCAAAGTCTTATAGAGCCAAAGATTTGATTCTTTGTTATGAAAGATACGACAATCAAATCATTCACATTTTAGCCACTAGGGGGATCATAGGCTTTTTGATCTGGCTCTTTTTCTTGTTAGTCATTGTAAAGATTTTTTGGAGCGGGATAAAGCAAAACTCTTTAATATCGTTTTTTATACTAATGACACTCGCCTTTTATCTTATTTTTGGCATCGGATTTGACCCCTTTGATTTCTTCATTACGGGAAGTTTTTTTGTGGGAATGATCATGATGGCTGTTTTTTTAAAAAAGGATAAAAGCGTTTTTTAGCATCAAGGGGTTTGATGTTAGTCAAGCGGTAGTTTCTTGACAATGCGTTCTTAGGGGGATTTAAGGGGTAAGATAAAAACTTATGCTATAATGTGGTTTCATTCCATATTCAACAAGGAGAAATAAATTAATGAAAATTTTAGTGATTCAAGGGCCTAATTTAAACATGTTAGGACACAGAGACCCAAGACTTTATGGCATGGTAACCTTAGACCAAATTCATGAAATCATGCAAACTTTCGTGAAACAAGGCAATTTAGAAGTGGAATTAGAGTTTTTTCAAACCAATTTTGAGGGCGAAATCATTGATAAAATCCAAGAGAGCGTGGGCAGCGATTATGAAGGGATTATCATTAACCCTGGAGCGTTTTCGCACACTTCTATTGCGATTGCGGATGCGATCATGCTAGCGGGCAAACCTGTCATTGAAGTGCATCTCACTAACATTCAAGCCAGAGAAGAATTCAGGAAAAATTCTTACACTGGAGCGGCTTGTGGAGGCGTGATCATGGGATTTGGCCCGCTTGGTTACAACATGGCTTTAATGGCGATGGTCAATATTTTAGCCGAAATGAAAGCGTTCCAAGAAGCCCAAAAAAACAACCCTAATAACCCCATTAACAATCAAAAATAAAAGGGGGCTACCCATGAAAGGATTAGAAAGAGAATCGCATTTCACGCTCAATGAGAACGCGATGTTTTTTGAGTGTGCTTATAGTTGCGATAACGCTTTGTTTTTGCAATTAGACGATCGCTCGTTTTTTATCACTGATTCTCGCTACACTCAAGAAGCTAAAGAAAGCATTCAGCCTAAAAATGGCGTTTTAGCGGAAGTGATAGAATCTAGTGATTTAGTGCAAAGCGCGATTGATTTGATCGCAAAGAGTTCGGTTAAAAAGCTCTTTTTTGACCCCAATCAAGTGAATTTGCAAACCTACAAGCGTTTAAATTCAGCGGTTGGGAATAAGGTTGTTTTAAAGGGCGTGCCTAGTTACCACCGCCAAAAACGCATCATTAAAAACGAACATGAGATCCAACTTCTCAAAAAATCTCAAGCCTTGAATGTTGAAGCTTTTGAAAATTTTGCCGAGTATGTGAAAAAGATTTTTGATGAAAAAGAGTCATTGAGCGAGCGGTATTTGCAGCATAAGGTTAAGGACTTTTTGACTAAAGAGGGGGTTTATGATCTGAGTTTTGAGCCTATTTTAGCCTTGAATGCGAACGCGAGCAAGCCCCATGCTTTGCCTAGTGCGAAGGATTTTTTAAAAGCGGAGCATAGCATTCTTTTGGATATGGGGATCAAATACGAACGCTATTGCTCAGATAGGACTCGCACGGCTTTTTTTGACCCTAAAGATTTTGTCTTCACAAGAGAGCAGAGTTTCAAGGATAAAGAGCGTCAAAAGATTTATGACATTGTGAAAGAAGCACAAGAAAAGGCTATTTCAGGCATTAGAGCGGGCATGACCGGTAAAGAAGCGGACAGTTTGGCTAGGGGGGTGATTAGCGATTATGGTTATGGGCAGTATTTCACTCACAGCACCGGGCATGGCATTGGCTTAGACATTCATGAGCTTCCTTATATTTCATCGCGCAGTGGAACCATTTTAGAAGAGGGCATGGTGTTTTCTGTGGAGCCTGGGATTTATATCCCTGGATTTTTTGGGGTGCGCATTGAAGATTTAGTGGTGATTAAAAATTCTAGGGCTGAGCTTTTGTGATGCGAGAGATCCTTACTAGCCGCTTTTTCCCTAGCCTTTTTAAAAAAAGGCTTGATTTTTCTAACAGGGTGGTTTTAGGGTTGGGATCTAATCTTAAAAATCCTTTAAAAATATTAAAAAATTGTTTTTTATATTTTAAAAATCATAGTAAAATCGGGAAAATTTTTTCTTCGCCCATTTATATCAATCCGCCTTTTGGTTACACTAATCAACCTAACTTTTATAACGCTACGATTATCCTTAAAACATCTTTAAGTTTACGCCATTTTTTTGCTCTGGTTTTTTATATAGAAAGGCGTTTTGGGCGCAAAAGGAAGCGCGATTTTAAAGACGCTCCAAGAACTTTAGATATTGACATTATCGCTTTCAACCAAGTCATTTTAAGGCAGAACGATTTGACTTTACCTCACCCTAAATGGAGTGAAAGGGATTCGGTGTTAGTGCCTTTAACTTTGCAACAAATCCTTTTTAAAAGAGAAGAGTGGTGAAATTCTATACTTATAGTGGGGAGACGGCCGCTGAAGCTTTAAAGATCGCTCAAAGCCACCATGGGGTGGATACGCTGGTGTTTAAAACGCAAGAAATCCGTAAAAAAACGCTCACTTCTTCTGGGCTTTATGAAATCGTTGTGGCGGTTGAAGAAGAGAGCGAAAACAAGCCCCCTAAAGCCCCCCTTATTCTAGAAAGCTTGTATGATGAAGAATTGAATGAAGAAGACGTGGTCATGCAGCTTTCAAGCACTGTAGAAGAAATGCGCAAACTCGCCGGGGTTTCATCTAATCAGCGCAACTATAGTTTTTCAAAAAATAAGATCCTTTTAGAAAAAGACGCCCCGTTAGAGGATACGCCTTTAGAGGCTAATAAGCAGGACGCTTTATTGCAAGCCTTAAAAGATGAAGCCAACCATAAAAAAGAAAGAGAAAAAAGAGAGGTCAAACAAGAAGAAGAGATTAAAGATATTAATCTGCAATTAAGTAAAATCAGAGACAGCTTAAAACTCATTCAAAACATGTTTTGGGATGAGAAAAACCCCAATTCTGTCAATATCCCTCAAGAATTTGCCGAAATTTACAAACTGGCCAAACAAAGCGGGATGAAATCCAGCCATTTAGATGAAATCATGCAATTGAGCCTGGAATTGATGCCTTTACGCATGCGGGAAAATTCCGTAACGATCAAGCGTTATTTTAGAGAAGTGTTGCGCAAAATGATCTTATGCCGCCCTGAAGATTTGAATTTAAGGCAAAAACGCATCTTAATGCTTGTAGGGCCAACAGGCGTGGGGAAAACGACGACTTTAGCTAAATTAGCCGCGCGCTATTCTAGAATGCTCGCTAAAAAATACAAGGTGGGCATTATCACTTTAGACAATTATCGCATTGGGGCTTTGGAGCAATTGAGTTGGTATGCTAATAAAATGAAAATGAGTATAGAAGCGGTGATTGACGCTAAGGATTTTGCTAAAGAAATTGAAGCGTTGGAATACTGCGATTTTATTTTAGTGGATACGACAGGGCATTCGCAATACGATAAAGAAAAAATTGCCGGTTTGAAGGAATTTATAGATGGGGGTTATAATATTGATGTGTCCTTAGTGCTTTCAGTTACCACTAAGTATGAAGACATGAAAGATATTTATGATTCTTTTGGGGTGTTAGGGATTGACACTTTAATCTTTACAAAATTGGACGAGAGTAGGGGGTTAGGGAATTTGTTTTCTTTAGTGCATGAAAGCCAAAAGCCTATCAGCTATCTTTCTGTTGGGCAAGAAGTGCCTATGGATTTGAAAGTGGCTACTAATGAATATTTAGTGGATTGCATGCTAGATGGCTTTAGTAACCCTAATAAGGAACAAGCATGAACAATCAAGCGAGCCGTTTAGATAATTTGATGAATCTTAAAAGCCCTAAAAGTTTTTTTGATAATAAAGGGAATACCAAATTCATCGCTATCACAAGCGGTAAGGGAGGCGTGGGGAAGTCCAACATTAGCGCTAATTTAGCCTACTCTCTATACAAGAAAGGTTATAAGGTAGGGGTGTTTGATGCGGATATTGGTTTAGCGAATTTAGATGTGATTTTTGGGGTGAAAACCCATAAAAATATCTTGCATGCCTTAAAGGGTGAAGCCAAATTACAAGAAATCATTTGCGAGATTGAACCCGGGCTTTGCTTAATTCCCGGGGATAGCGGCGAAGAAATTTTAAAATACATTAGCGGTGCAGAAGCTTTAGATCAATTCGTAGATGAAGAGGGGGTTTTAAGCTCTTTAGATTATATTGTGGTTGATACAGGCGCTGGGATTGGAGCCACTACGCAAGCGTTTTTGAACGCGAGCGATTGCGTGGTGATTGTTACCACACCCGATCCATCAGCGATTACCGATGCGTATGCATGCATTAAAATCAACTCCAAAAATAAAGATGAATTGTTTCTTATCGCTAACATGGTAGCCCAACCTAAAGAGGGCAGGGCGACTTATGAAAGGCTGTTTAAGGTGGCTAAAAACAATATCGCTTCATTAGAATTGCACTATTTAGGGGCGATTGAAAACAGCTCTTTATTGAAACGCTATGTGAGAGAGCGGAAAATTTTAAGAAAAATAGCCCCTAACGATTTGTTTTCGCAATCCATTGATCAGATAGCGAGCCTTTTGGTTTCTAAACTAGAAACCGGTGCTTTAGAAATACCAAAAGAAGGTTTGAAAAGCTTTTTTAAAAGGCTTTTGAAGTATTTGGGGTAGACTGATGAGAGTTCAAAATTTTATCCATTTTTCTGTTGTGGTAGGGTTTTTTTTAGGGTTAGTGTTTTCGGTGTTGAAATTCAATGAGCCAGAGAGCATTCTATTATGGACGGTGTTATCCACGCTTGGGGGGTATTTGATCGCCTTATTGTTTGCGTCTATTTTTATCGCTTGCACGGATTTAGATATTTGTCTTTTTGACAAAAAAGGCACTGAAGAGAGTTTGCTTCGTTTCAACCATGAGTTTAAAAACAGAGAAAAAGAAGTGGCTAGTATTTTAAATTACATTAGAAATTATGATTTTGATGATGGAAAATAGAATGCCCAAAGAAATTCAAAAAACTGAAGCGAGCGAAAAAAGTATAGAAAAGGTTTTGAACGCCTATGACAAGCAGCAACACCACCATCAAGACGCGCTCGCTATCCAGTATTTACCGGCCGTGCGCGCCATGGCGTTTCGTTTAAAAGAGCGCTTGCCCAGCTCTATTGATTTTAACGATCTGGTTTCTATTGGCACTGAAGAATTGATTAAATTAGCCAGGCGTTATGAGAGCGCGTTAAATGATTCTTTTTGGGGGTATGCTAAAACGCGCGTCAATGGGGCAATGTTAGATTATTTGCGCTCTTTAGATGTGATTTCTCGCTCCAACAGAAAGCTGATTAAAAGCATTGATATTGAGATCACCAAACACCTTAATGAGCATGGGAAAGAGCCTAGCGATGCGTATTTAGCAGAAGCTCTAGGAGAAAATATTGAAAAGATTAGAGAAGCCAAAACGGCTTCAGATATTTATGCGTTAGTGCCAATAGATGAGCAATTCAATGCGATTGAGCAAGATGAAATCACTAAAAAGATTGAAGCAGAAGAGTTGTTAGAGCATGTCCAAAAAGCGCTGAATCAAATGAGCGAAAGAGAGCAAATCCTTATCCAGCTTTATTACTTTGAAGAGTTGAATTTGAGCGAGATCAAAGAGATTTTAGGCATTACTGAATCGCGCATTTCTCAAATCATTAAAGAAGTGATTAAAAAGGTGCGCCAATCCTTAGGAGTGGATCATGGCTGATATTTTAAGCCAAGAAGAAATTGATGCGCTTTTAGAAGTCGTTGATGAGAACGTGGATATTCAAAATGTCCAAAAAAAAGATATTATCCCCCAACGCAGTGTAACCCTCTATGATTTCAAGCGCCCTAATCGTGTGAGTAAGGAGCAATTGCGCTCTTTTAGGAGTATCCATGACAAAATGGCTAGGAATCTTTCCAGTCAAGTCTCTTCTATCATGCGTTCTATTGTAGAGATCCAGCTCCATAGCGTGGATCAAATGACTTATGGCGAATTTTTGATGAGTTTGCCTAGCCCTACGAGTTTTAATGTCTTTTCCATGAAGCCTATGGGGGGAACGGGGGTTTTAGAGATTAATCCTAGCATCGCTTTCCCTATGATTGACAGACTATTAGGGGGTAAGGGGAGCGCGTATGATCAAAATAGGGAGTTTAGCGATATTGAATTGAATTTATTGGATACGATTTTACGCCAGGTGATGCAAATTTTAAAAGAAGTGTGGTCGCCTGTGGTGGAGATGTATCCTACCATTGACGCTAAAGAATCCAGCGCGAATGTGGTCCAAATCGTCGCTCAAAATGAAATTTCTATCATGGTGGTTTTAGAGATTATCATTGGGCATAGCCGTGGGATGATGAACATTTGCTACCCGGTGATTTCCATTGAGAGCATTCTTTCTAAAATGGGGAGTAGGGATTTCATGCTTTCAGAGACGAACTCCAAAAAGAGCCGTAATAAGGAATTGCAAGCGCTATTGAGCGGGGTGAGCGTGGATATGATGGTGTTTTTGGGCGCGGTGGAATTGAGTTTGAAAGAAATGCTGGATTTAGATGTGGGGGATACTATCCGGTTGAATAAAGTCGCTAACGATGAAGTGAGCGTGTATGTGCATAAAAAAAAGCGTTATTTAGCGAGCGTGGGGTTTCAAGGGTATAGGAAAACCATTCAAATTAAAGAAGTGATCTATAGCGAAAAAGAACGCACTAAAGAAATTTTAGAAATGCTAGAAGAACAGCGCAGAGGCAAAGTGGGCGATATTATGAAGATAGAAGAAGAGTGAGAAATGCAAGATTTTATTAAAATTTTTATTCAAGAGGTTGTCTCTACTTTAGAAGGGTTAGTGGGTAAGGCTCCAAGCGTGGGATTAGAAAAAGAAGTTTCTAACAATGAAGAAGCGAGTTTAATCAGCCTGCCTTATGCAAGGGTTAAGATTAGCGCGATTGAAAAAGAAGAGAGCTCTATTGAATTACTGGCTCCGGTTGATTTAGTTACCGCTTTAAGCGATTTGATGCTAGGAGGTGAGGGGGCGAGTAAGGAAGAAATGGATAATGACGATTTAGACGCTTTTAAAGAAATGGCTTCTAATATTTTTGGCGCGATCGCTACAAGCTTGAAATCTCAAGAATTGCTCCCTAAACTCAATTTCACCACTATAAACGCTGAGATCGCTAAAGAGCTTCCTAAAAAAGAAGATTACGCTAAGGCGATGGTGTTTTCTTTTAAAATGGAAGCCATCAAAGAAAGCCAAATCGTTTTATTGACTACGACAGCTTTTGAACGCCAATTTGAAAAAACGCATAAAGAAGAAAAAAAAGAAACGACAGAGAGCGTTGCTGAAGAGGTTAAAACCCACGATGCGTCTTTAGAAAACA
This DNA window, taken from Helicobacter pylori, encodes the following:
- the rpsO gene encoding 30S ribosomal protein S15 — encoded protein: MALNLEKKQEIIKAFATKENDTGSCEVQVALLNERIKLLTEHLKTNPKDHSSRLGLLKLVAQRRNLLKYIKRTNHARYVVLIEKLGIKDR
- a CDS encoding O-antigen ligase family protein → MLKERLKAFFSADSVFTLIFALFFLTSFKKPLTQVLLIVLMVFLLLRCYFQASLKETFTINHLKTMPFKWLTLAFLGVFLSIFPNMFNMHDSQTFRYNLFALNMSLTYACGALCLLFASRLRIKLNQKILFYSMAVANFINGLLSLVQKIYFNMPRAQGFSTVKEYVVLVSVSILGCYIYALYSHNQKEKLFFTLSVFVGFLVVILSATRSATIAFVATFLILSCFILYAKKSLKPLGYMVVVSLILSALYVGSNALEKRGAIEQSRVQNQSFEEDLKRYAKKDADSSIGWRLERWKEALTVLRLRPFFGMAASEKCQRLEEILSLSKSYRAKDLILCYERYDNQIIHILATRGIIGFLIWLFFLLVIVKIFWSGIKQNSLISFFILMTLAFYLIFGIGFDPFDFFITGSFFVGMIMMAVFLKKDKSVF
- the aroQ gene encoding type II 3-dehydroquinate dehydratase codes for the protein MKILVIQGPNLNMLGHRDPRLYGMVTLDQIHEIMQTFVKQGNLEVELEFFQTNFEGEIIDKIQESVGSDYEGIIINPGAFSHTSIAIADAIMLAGKPVIEVHLTNIQAREEFRKNSYTGAACGGVIMGFGPLGYNMALMAMVNILAEMKAFQEAQKNNPNNPINNQK
- a CDS encoding aminopeptidase encodes the protein MKGLERESHFTLNENAMFFECAYSCDNALFLQLDDRSFFITDSRYTQEAKESIQPKNGVLAEVIESSDLVQSAIDLIAKSSVKKLFFDPNQVNLQTYKRLNSAVGNKVVLKGVPSYHRQKRIIKNEHEIQLLKKSQALNVEAFENFAEYVKKIFDEKESLSERYLQHKVKDFLTKEGVYDLSFEPILALNANASKPHALPSAKDFLKAEHSILLDMGIKYERYCSDRTRTAFFDPKDFVFTREQSFKDKERQKIYDIVKEAQEKAISGIRAGMTGKEADSLARGVISDYGYGQYFTHSTGHGIGLDIHELPYISSRSGTILEEGMVFSVEPGIYIPGFFGVRIEDLVVIKNSRAELL
- the folK gene encoding 2-amino-4-hydroxy-6-hydroxymethyldihydropteridine diphosphokinase; translation: MREILTSRFFPSLFKKRLDFSNRVVLGLGSNLKNPLKILKNCFLYFKNHSKIGKIFSSPIYINPPFGYTNQPNFYNATIILKTSLSLRHFFALVFYIERRFGRKRKRDFKDAPRTLDIDIIAFNQVILRQNDLTLPHPKWSERDSVLVPLTLQQILFKREEW
- the flhF gene encoding flagellar biosynthesis protein FlhF, with product MKFYTYSGETAAEALKIAQSHHGVDTLVFKTQEIRKKTLTSSGLYEIVVAVEEESENKPPKAPLILESLYDEELNEEDVVMQLSSTVEEMRKLAGVSSNQRNYSFSKNKILLEKDAPLEDTPLEANKQDALLQALKDEANHKKEREKREVKQEEEIKDINLQLSKIRDSLKLIQNMFWDEKNPNSVNIPQEFAEIYKLAKQSGMKSSHLDEIMQLSLELMPLRMRENSVTIKRYFREVLRKMILCRPEDLNLRQKRILMLVGPTGVGKTTTLAKLAARYSRMLAKKYKVGIITLDNYRIGALEQLSWYANKMKMSIEAVIDAKDFAKEIEALEYCDFILVDTTGHSQYDKEKIAGLKEFIDGGYNIDVSLVLSVTTKYEDMKDIYDSFGVLGIDTLIFTKLDESRGLGNLFSLVHESQKPISYLSVGQEVPMDLKVATNEYLVDCMLDGFSNPNKEQA
- the ylxH gene encoding flagellum site-determining protein YlxH, with translation MNNQASRLDNLMNLKSPKSFFDNKGNTKFIAITSGKGGVGKSNISANLAYSLYKKGYKVGVFDADIGLANLDVIFGVKTHKNILHALKGEAKLQEIICEIEPGLCLIPGDSGEEILKYISGAEALDQFVDEEGVLSSLDYIVVDTGAGIGATTQAFLNASDCVVIVTTPDPSAITDAYACIKINSKNKDELFLIANMVAQPKEGRATYERLFKVAKNNIASLELHYLGAIENSSLLKRYVRERKILRKIAPNDLFSQSIDQIASLLVSKLETGALEIPKEGLKSFFKRLLKYLG
- a CDS encoding RNA polymerase sigma factor FliA; the protein is MILMMENRMPKEIQKTEASEKSIEKVLNAYDKQQHHHQDALAIQYLPAVRAMAFRLKERLPSSIDFNDLVSIGTEELIKLARRYESALNDSFWGYAKTRVNGAMLDYLRSLDVISRSNRKLIKSIDIEITKHLNEHGKEPSDAYLAEALGENIEKIREAKTASDIYALVPIDEQFNAIEQDEITKKIEAEELLEHVQKALNQMSEREQILIQLYYFEELNLSEIKEILGITESRISQIIKEVIKKVRQSLGVDHG
- the fliM gene encoding flagellar motor switch protein FliM, translated to MADILSQEEIDALLEVVDENVDIQNVQKKDIIPQRSVTLYDFKRPNRVSKEQLRSFRSIHDKMARNLSSQVSSIMRSIVEIQLHSVDQMTYGEFLMSLPSPTSFNVFSMKPMGGTGVLEINPSIAFPMIDRLLGGKGSAYDQNREFSDIELNLLDTILRQVMQILKEVWSPVVEMYPTIDAKESSANVVQIVAQNEISIMVVLEIIIGHSRGMMNICYPVISIESILSKMGSRDFMLSETNSKKSRNKELQALLSGVSVDMMVFLGAVELSLKEMLDLDVGDTIRLNKVANDEVSVYVHKKKRYLASVGFQGYRKTIQIKEVIYSEKERTKEILEMLEEQRRGKVGDIMKIEEE
- the fliY gene encoding flagellar motor switch protein FliY, with translation MQDFIKIFIQEVVSTLEGLVGKAPSVGLEKEVSNNEEASLISLPYARVKISAIEKEESSIELLAPVDLVTALSDLMLGGEGASKEEMDNDDLDAFKEMASNIFGAIATSLKSQELLPKLNFTTINAEIAKELPKKEDYAKAMVFSFKMEAIKESQIVLLTTTAFERQFEKTHKEEKKETTESVAEEVKTHDASLENIEIRNISMLLDVKLNVKVRIGQKKMILKDVVSMDIGSVVELDQLVNDPLEILVDDKVIAKGEVVIVDGNFGIQITDIGTKKERLEQLKN